The Endozoicomonas sp. 4G DNA segment TCCGGTGGCAACACCCGAGGCAGCAGGTTCTCAAACAACACCTTGGCCGACGACTCTTCCAGTAAAAACACCAGTTGCACCATCAGGGGTTGACTCCCTCAAAGAGTCCCTGTTTCCACAGTGCACCCGGTAAATCTCCACCGTTGACCAGACTTTTTATCAGCTCATTATCTGCTGCCCGCTCAATGGTGGTGACACCGTCCTTTTTTTTCAGCCAGAAAATCTCACCCAGTTCGATATTGTTCAGCATATCCGGTGAATGGGTAGAGACCATCACCTGCCCCCCTCGATTGGAGTAACTGCGGAATTCTTCAGCCAACTCCAGCATCAGGCTGGGGTAAAGTTGATTTTCCGGTTCTTCAACACACAGCAGAGGATGGGGAGATGGATCGTGCAAAAGCAAAAGGTAAGCAAACATTTTTATAGTGCCGTCGGAAACGTATCGAGCCACAAATGGGTCTTTAAAGCTGCCATCCTGAAACTTCAGAAGAATTCGACCGTCATCGGTTTCTACTGCTTTTACGCTTTTAATACCCGGCACCCGCTGTTTCATTTTATCCAGCACCAGCGCAAACACTTCGGGATGCTGCTCATAAAGAAACTGGGCAACCAGCGCCATATTGCCCCCTTGTGAGGACAAGTGTTCTCCATACCCGGCATCTCTTACACTTCGAGCATCGCTGATATGAAAGTCAGATAAGTGCCAGTTTTCAATCAATTGGCGAAAAGCACTGGCAGCCTTAAACCGCTGGAACTGTCCCAGTCCTTTAACGGCGAGAATATCCGGACTGTCCAGTGTTTGCTCTTCACGTTCCAGCTCAGAGCCTGCTTTATTAAAATCTTCTTCATTTAAAATGGCGTATCCGGCACCATTACGAAAATCCAGAAAATGGAACGGGGAGCCATGGCTGCCTCGTTTGTAACTTAATGACTCGCGGCTGATCACAGGGCGATTTTGCTGCAACCGTATTTCCAGCCGATAGGTGACCAACCGTTCAACGCTACTGATCGGCAGACGAAACTGTAAACCGATTTCAATCGGCTTGTCTTCACTGCCCCGTGTGACGACCTCCCGAAAACCACCACGTTTTTGCAGGGCGGTTCGCACATTGCCCGCCAGCGCATCTTTGAGAAAACTGAATACGTCAAACAGAGTACTTTTGCCACTGCCATTGGCTCCTACAAAGACGCACAGGCCGGGCATCTGCTTTAGCTGCACATTCTGAAAGACCCGGTAATTATTAATGGTCAGGGACTCAAGCTTCATTAAGGTGCTCCTGTAACTGGTGTTTCTAGCCTATCACTTTTCGGCAGTTTTGCGTTGAGAGAGGGTGAGTGTACCGTACATCAGCAAAGCCTCGCAGTCAGGTGATCAACCCTTTTTGGCGGGCAATAGTCTCATTCATAACGGCAACACAACTCGGGCTCAGTTTCCAAGTCTTGATTAAGGGCTCAAGTTTGGCTTTCAGGGCATCTCGTAGCGGTGGTAGCCAATCAGTTTGATGGCCTTTTATTACTAAAACGAATATTAAATCAGCATTTGACGCAGAAATATGACTCATACCCGTTGGGATTTCATCTTGCATCCGTGGATTTCGACCAAGCACACCTGCCAGAAATAAATTCATTGAGTTAATGAATTTTTCGCAAATGTCTCCAATAAACTGATCAAACTTTGGCTTGGGAAGAGGCCGGGGAGAACTGGATTTTGCCTCTACAATCCATAATCGGTTAGGGCTTTTAACGGTCGGGCGGGATAGGATAAATTCTGCAATGGTTACCCCCTTTCGAATATCCTTATAGCTGTCACAGATTTCAATCCGTAGAACATCATTCTTACCAAAAGGCCCGAACTGCATATCAAACTCGTCAATGGTTATAGTCATCAGTCCAAAGCCAACCCTATCTCTTGCTCATACAAATGAATTGACTCGTTAATGATACCGTTATCAGGCATGCCTTCTTTCAAGTCATCAAAATGCCAGTGATTGTCTTTATGATGGAGAACCGGCAATTCCCAGCCTGTATCCAGAGCGATAAGGAACAGTTTCTTGATTACAAAATAAGAGTGGCTGGCAATGAAGAACTGGATGCCGTTATCTGCAAGAATACGGATAATATCCATCAACTGGGAGATGGCTGTTGGATGCAGTGCTGATTCCGGCTCATCTATGAAAATAACAGATTGAGGCGAAAGCGTCCGGTTACTCAGAAGCGTATCGAGAATACCAATTTTTTTCACGCCTTCAGCGGTCATGTGAATCGAGAACTTGCTGTTTCCTTTTTTGTAAATCCAGTTTTCGGCCTTTTCGTCGTATTCAATCCGCCCTTCGAACATATCTTCCAGATGTTCCTGAGAATGTTTGAATGCCGTGAAGCTTCTTTCTTTTTGACCCTGCTTTTGCAGAGCAACAACCAGATCAAGGTAGGTATCGTCGTAGCCAAACTCTCTGTCCTGCATTCTGGATTTCAGAATGACTTTGCCAAGGGACAGTACCTCTTTGGGTGGGAGAAAAATGGAGTTGGCATCACGAGCTGGCAGGTTGTTATGCAGGGGTGTAACTTTTTTGATGGTGTCCTGACCCAGTTCAAACGCCACACTGCAATTATTATCCATGGTGACAGAGGCTTTGAGACGTCTGTTCTTGCCCTTGCTGACCAGATCACCCAGCCGGGCTTGATAAGTCCAGTAAAGTTTATCGCTCAAGACTTCAGCAAAATCCCGGCGCTCATCGCCTCTGCCAAACTCCTCCTGCGTCCTGATAATGCTGTATAGCGCCTTGAGCAAAAAGGTTTTGCCAGTGCTGTTAGCGCCGATAATCAGATTTATTTTACCGAGGTTTTGGGCTGACAGCTGCTCCAGTGGGCCAAAATGTTGAAAGTCAAACTGTTGAATCATTAAACCGTCTCTTTGGTTGTTGCGTCCAGCATATCACTCTTTTATGGGCGAGGAGCTGAGTTTTGAAATCAGAATATGACCTCTTTACGTCGGAGAGGCTGTCAAAGGTTCAAACAATACCTGCAAGTCTTCAGCGGTGAGCGTTTGTTTCTTCTTGCGTTGAGCGTCACCATAAAGCGAGTCTGCGATGGCCTGTTTCTTTTCCTTCAGTGCCTGGATTTTTTCTTCGACAGTTCCTTCCGTTACCAGCTTGTAGACAAAGACCGGTTTATCCTGACCAATTCGGTGGGCACGATCACTGGCCTGTTCTTCCACTGCAGGGTTCCACCAGAGGTCGTAGTGAATAACCGTATCGGCGGCTGTGAGATTGAGACCGGTGCCTCCGGCTTTCAGGCTGATCAGGAATACCGGCACCCTCCCTTCCTGAAAGTTCTGCACCGGCTTTTTGCGGTTACGGGTCTCTCCTGTCAGTTTGACCCATTGAATACCTGCGGTATTCAGGCGTGCCTCAATAAGCGACAGCATACTGGTGAATTGCGAGAAAATCAGAATTTTCCGGCCTTCCTCCACCATGGGTTCTACCAGGGTCATGAGCAGGTCAAGTTTTGCCGAGTTTTTAATGCTTTCTGCCTGTTCCAGTTTTACCAGCGATGGGTCACAGCAAGCCTGACGCATCTTTAACAACGCATCCAGTATCACAATCTGTGAGCGGGCCAGTCCTTTCTTTTCGATTTCGGCCTTTACCCTGGCTTCCATACTGGCCCGGATGGTTTCATAAAGATCCCTCTGGGGGCCGGACAGCTCGGTGGTCCGAAGTATTTCGGTTTTTGGCGGCAGCTCTTTAGCCACCAGTGCCTTGTTCCTGCGCAGCATGAAAGGGGCAATACGCTTTTGCAGTCGTTTGGATTGTTCTTGTCGGTTGTGTTTTTCGATGGGTGTACGGTAGAAGCGGGTAAATTGATCCCGAGCGCCGAGAAAGCCGGGCATCAAAAAGTCGAACAGAGACCAGAGCTCGCCTAAATGATTCTCCATAGGGGTTCCGGTCAGGCACACTTTGTGACTGGCTTGCAGGCATCGTACGGCTTTGGCACTTTTGGAGTTGGGGTTTTTAACCGCTTGTGCTTCGTCCAGTGCCAGCAGGTGGAAGGAAGCGTCTGACAAACTTTGATAATCTCTCTGTACGACCCCATAGCTGGTGAGAACCAGGTCGGCGTGTTGGATAGCATCGCTTTCTCTGCGGGCTCCGTGGTAAATCTGGACTTTCAGGTCTGGTGTAAACCTTTGCGCTTCCCGTGCCCAGTTATGAAGCAAGCTGGTAGGGCAGACCACCAGGCTGGGTTTTTGGTTTTTTGAACGGGTCAGTCGTTGTTTTTCCAACTGCAAATGAGCCAGTGTTTGCAAGGTTTTACCCAGGCCCATGTCGTCTGCCAGAATGCCATTAAGGCCGTATTCTCTCAGAAACTGAAGCCAGGAGAGTCCCTGCTGCTGGTAGGGTCTCAGTTCTGCGTTCAGCTGTTTAGCCGCTTTGACTTTTTTCAGTTTTTTGAATTGCTTCAGCTTTTTACTCAGTTGCAGCAGTTTTTCGCCACCTGACCAGGGCAGGTCAAGGCCATTATGAAGTTCTTCCCAAATCTCGGCATGGTGGGTTTGAAGGCGATAGTCGTTTAATGGGCGATCACCGAAGAGCTCCAACATGATTCCCAGAATCAGGCTCAGGCGTTCAGCAGGCATGTTGATGAACTGCCCTCCCGGTATCTGAACAGGCACCGGTGCATTTTTCTCCATGGACTGCAATTGTTCCCGGTCGGGCAGTGCATCCAGTTGCCTGGCCAGCAGTGGCAGCAGGTCTATTGATTTACCATCAATGCTAAAGCCCATTTGCAGGTTGAACCAGTCGGTTTCTGATTCTTCAAGGTCTGCATACCAGTCATCTTCAGAAAGGGCAGCGAGCTGAAAGGGAAAACTTTCGTCTATTTCAATCTGCCAACCGTTGGCTTCCAGTTCTGGCAGTGTCTGATTCATGAACGCCAGCCAGAGCTTTTGGCTTTGCAGGCCAGGAGGGCCCATCACCAGATCATGATCCATAAGCTGCTCAGTGATGACCTTCTTTCGATAAGAGGGTTGTAACTCATGGGGAAGCTGTTTTTCGAAGGTCTCTTCAGTTTTGCGCTGGCGGGGAATAACGGTGTGCTCATCATGTTGCGAGGGAAGCGTATCCAGCACACTGGCGTAAGCAACCTCATTACCCTCATAGGAAAACGACAGTTGTCCACGGGCCAATAGTGTTTCAGTCAGGCTGCGGGTTTTTCGTGGAGTGCCAGACTCCCCGGTCCATGGAATACCGTCCAGCTTGAGAACCGGCTTTGGTTTGACAATCAGTGCAGAGATTTTTTTAGGGAGTGTAATACCCTGGTTTTCAGGATCGGTAAACAGGTTTGAAAGAATCTTTGCGGCTTTTTCCACGTTCTGGTTATCCAGCGGTGGGGCATCCAGCAGGATTTGCAGAAAAGCTCCGTCAGGAACATGGGTTAGCTCGCCACACTCGGCTTTGTGTTCAAACAGTTTCAGATAGCAAGGTGGCTGGGTAGTCAGAAGATTAAGGCGATGATCCTGCTCATCTAACAGGATCGGTTGTTGCAATCCCCGTTCATTGGCTTCCCATTGAACCCTGCCTCGCAGTGGGCCTGCCAGTTCTACGGGGATACGTTTTTCAAGGTCAACCAGACAGCGACCGGTTTTGATGATGCTGTTCAGCAGCTCAAAACCCGTTTCACCTTCCAGACTAAATTTACTGTCATAGTAATTAATAGAACCGTTAACCCAAGCGGTCTTGATTATTTTTTTGTCACTTTCGCTGATGCCCAGAGGCCAGTTGTTATACTGAATGCACTGGTGAGCACCATTGTAAATACTGGGTTTACCAAATCCGCCTCTTTTCAGGTAGCGTGAAAGGTAAAGTCTGACTGAGAAAGAGTGACTTTCCTGATATTGATCAAGCTCTAAAAAATAAACCAGACAGTTTGTGGCGGATCGGTTTGTTGAGGGTTGCTCGGCGTGTGATGGCTCTGGTTCCGGTTTGCTGGGGGTCTTGAGTTGTTTGAGCCATTGGTTTCTGTTGATTTCCAGTCGGGACTCTTCAGCAGAAGAAAGGTGAAGTCCTCCCTCATTGAGAATATCCGGAAGGTTCTGCTCTAATTGAGCTTTCAACTCTTCCAGAATCTGAAGGTCTTCTTCAGAGGTGAACGATTGAGCCAGCTCCGTAATCATTTCCCTCAGCGCTAACTCACTTCTATACCTATTCCCTATCTCAAGTAATTGGTTGATCCGGTCCGCACCAAAAGATTGTTCTGCCTTGAGCAGAAGAGCGCAGACATGTTTGCAATTTAACACCATGGGGCAGGAGCATTCACATGATATAGGATCTTCATCTGGGTCATCAGGATGGGGGTTCAGTCCAATATCGACCTGATAGACTCGACCCTCCGACCCTCTGACCTGGCCACTGAGAAGGCCAAAGTCGTCATCCAGCTCAAGTGAAATAACTTTATTTAGACGGAAGTAATCGAGCCCTTCTTGAGCTGTTTGTTTTGTGAAGAGGTCAATGAAGTCGAGATTGAGTGAGTGCATAGGGTCTGAACAGCAGGAGATACAAATAAATGATGATAGCAGTCTTTGGGGGGAACGGATAAGTTTGGGTTCTGTTTTGTGTGGTGTCTTATCCCTGAACCTGCCAATACCCACCTTTATCCGCTCCAATACGTTTTAATTGCCCGGCATCCTGCAATTTTTTGATGTTCCGCTCGATGGTACGGGTAGAAGTCCCCGTTGCCTGAGCCATCTCTGCAATGGTCATCTTGGGATTTTCTGCCAGCATACGGAGTATTTTCTCCGACATTTTCTCCGACATTTTCTCCGACATTTTCTCCGACATTTTCTCCGACATTTCAGGTGTCGGAGCAGGCTCCCGAACCTGGTTTTTCAGAGGACGATAGAGCTCCCAGTCAATAAAATCGCCGGTTTCAGACAGTTTGGGTGCGGGTAGTTGCTCATCCTGACAGGCATTCTGTATCCGCTGAATGCCACTGCCCCACTGTTCGATATAATTCAAAGTTTTAAAAACACGGGCTATCACACGGTTGCGCACTTCAGAACGGCCTTTCTGAATATCATCCGCGGTCAGGCCATTGGGCAGGCCGCCGGGTGATACAATGTTCAAGGCATCATCATAAATGCCCAGTTTTATATCTCGACCGAAATTGCTGTAATCACGGTGAACCAAAGCATTTACCAGTACTTCCCGAATGGCGGCGAAAGGGATTTCGTAACTGTCCTTTCTTTGCAACTGGTCAATGTCCGCTTTCAGGTGCAGGTGGTTTTTAATAAACAGCTCCGCTTGTTCAAGCTGAGAAAACAGATCTCCCCGATACTCTTTCTTGTCCAGAAAAACGGACATAGTATTCCCTTTGAAGCGGCTGCATTTGATTTCACAGTGTTCGTAGTAACCCAGAAGTATAAGCAGTCCATGGGTTGGGTAAAGAGAGCCTTGTTCAGAACACACCAGTTTCAGGTTCTCAAGCTGTTGCTGGTTCAATGTTTTGCCCAGAGCCTGAAAACGCTGCTTCAGGGGCGAAAGATCCAGATCGTCCAGTGAAACTTCGAAATTGGCCTGCTCATCAAATGAACGGTGAAACCGTTGTCTCTCCAGTTCAGCCAATTGTTCAGCACTGGCGATGCGGTTAGTGGCTCCAACACGTACATAGCAACCTTTTTCTTTGCCTTTCTTTTTCAGGTAATAAGGGAGCAGAGAGCCTCTTAAAACGCCAATAACCAGCAACTCTGTACCTTGTATATTTTTCACATAGGTTTCTGGAAGCAGTGCCGGAGCGATGGAGTCATAAAGTGTTGAGCTGATTTGGTCCATCAGTTCGAACACATCGCTATCGCCCAGGCCTTTTAGCTGGCGTTTGTCGTCGACGCCAATAACCAGCTTGCCGCCACCAGAGTTGGCAAAGGCAATCATGGTTTTTGCCAGTTGATCGTAGCTTGGCAGCTGACTTTTGAATTCGAGGGTTTTACTTTCACCCTGTTGGATTTCATCCAATAAAGGGTGTTCAGATCTCATAACCTATTTTCCCTTAACCGCTTTACGTTTTAGAAGATGATAATTGTATCCAATGAGGTGTCACATAAAAAGCCGGACTGTTTTAACCAAACAGCCCGGCAGAGATCGTACATGAAAGTCAGCCTTTCAGCCTTTTATTAATGCACGCTCGGAACCGCACTGAGCAGCTTACGAGTGTACTCATGCTGAGGTCGGTTCAATACTTCTTCGGTATGACCCTGTTCAACAATCTTACCTCCCTGCATCACCGCAACCCGGTGGGCCAGGTGAGGAATGATTGAGAGGTCGTGAGTAATAAACAGATAAGAGACTTTCAGCTCCCTTTGCAATTCCAGCAACAGATCCATGACTTCTGCCCGTATCGAGACATCCAGTGCGCTGGTGGGTTCATCACAAATGATCAGGTCAGGCTCCACCGCCAGTGCCCGGGCGATGGCGATACGCTGGCGCTGCCCTCCCGAGAACTCGTGGGGATAGCGATAGCGATGCTCCGGTTCCAGCTGAACCCTCTTGAGAAGCGACTCAACCCGTTGTTCCCTTTCTGCTTTGCTCAGGCCCATCTGCAGGCTGACCATACCTTCTTCGATAATGTCACCCACGGTCATCCGTGGGTTCATGGAAGAATAAGGGCTTTGGAAAATGACCTGAATCTTTTTGCGAAGGGGCAACATTTCCTTGCGGGAGAAAGCGTTCACTTTCTGGTTGTTGTACCAGATCTCTCCACCGGTGGCTTTTTCCAGGTTAAGAATGGCTCGGCCCGTGGTGGATTTGCCGCAGCCTGACTCACCGACCAGGGCCAGCGTTTCACCTTTAGCGATGGAGAAGCTGATGCCATTAACGGCTTTGGTGTAATCATGGACTCTCTGGAGGATGCCTTTACGAATCGGGAAGTGAACTTCCAGATTTTCCACCTTCAACAAAGGCGTCGGACGTATTTGAGGACGATAGGCGTCCATGTCCGGCAGACTGTTGATCAGACGACGACTGTATTCTTCACGAGGATTCTTGAAGAAGTTATCGCAGCTGCCTTCTTCAATGATTTCACCCTGATACATCACGCCCACGCGGTCAGCGGTTTCACGAACCACGCCCATATCGTGGGTAATCAACAATACCGCCAGGTCATGGCTAATGGTCAACTGCTTCACCAGCTCAAGAATCTGCTTCTGAATGGTGACATCCAGGGCAGTGGTGGGTTCATCCGCCAGCAGAATATCCGGCTCACAGGCCAGGGCCATGGCAATCATAACGCGCTGCTGTTGGCCTCCGGACATTTGGTGGGGATACCAGTCGACCCGCTTGTCCGGGTCAGGAAGGCCCACTTCTTCAAACAGCTGGATGGTGCGTTTTCTGATGGCGTCACCTGTCAGATCGGTATGGATCTTCAGGGTTTCGGCAATCTGGTCACCGACTTTTTGAACCGGATTCAGGGAGGTCAGGGCATCCTGAAAAATCATGGCAATCTTTTTACCACGAACGGCGCCCATCTCCTGCTCAGTCAGGGCAAACAGGTTGGTATGATTCAGCTGGATGTTGCCACGAGTAATTTTCAGGGCATCGGGTAACAGGCGCATGATCGACAATGATGTCATGGACTTGCCACTGCCTGACTCGCCTACCAGGGCAAAGACTTCACCCTTGTTTAGCTGAAAACTGACGTCTTTCAGGATTTGGGTATCGGGTTCATGTCTAAGAACCACGTTAAGGTTGGATACCTGAAGGGCGGTTTCCTTGCTTTTAATCGTTTTGTTCTCAACCGCTGTGTTCTCAACAGCTTTGGCCTCAGTCTTTACGGCTTCTGCAATGCTCATCTCAGGCGGCCTCCAGCTTGGTTTTGGGGTCAAAAGCGTCGTTGACCAGGTCAGAGAACAGGTTGACGCAGAGTACAAGGGTAAACATCAGTACAAAGGCACCGCTGAGGTTCCACCAGATGGAAGGCTCTCGGGACAGTTCACTGCTGGCCAGGTTGATCATGTTGCCCCAGCTGGCCATGGCCGGATCAACGCCAACACCAATGTAGGAAAGAACCGCTTCGGCAAGCACCAGACCACTGAAGTCCAGCACAAAAGAGATCAGGATGATGTGGCTCAGGTTGGGCAGAATATGACGCCAGATGATTTGCAGATGGCTGACCCCGAAAGCGTGGGCAGCCTGAACGTATTCCAGCTGACTGATTTTCAGGGTTTCAGCCCTGAGCAGTCGGCAGAGACTGGTCCAGCTGGTGATACCCAGGATAAAGCAGAGCGCTAGGAACTTGGCATCGGCTTTTTCCAGACCGACTTCAAAGTAGGATGGGTTGTTATTGATCCAAACCTGGAACAGCAGAACCGAAGCGGCAATCAGCAGAATGCCGGGAATGGAAACCAGGGTGGTGTAGATGTATTGAACAATGTCGTCTACCCAGCCTTTGAAATAGCCCGCCATAATACCAAGGGAAATGGCGATGGGCATGGTGATCAAGGTCGCCAGTGTGCCGATCAGAACACCGGTGCGAATGCCTTTCAGACTTTCATAAAGGGTGTCGTTACCGGCCTGGTCGGTTCCCAGAACATGGTAAAGATTACCCATGGTGATGAGCCAGCCGAAGATCGCCATGATCACGGCAAGTGTTATCCAGGCAGAAGACCATGGCAGTGTAGATTGGGCTGATTTGTTGAGCCTGAGCAACCACCAGTGAATGCCAATCAGGATACCCGCAAAAACAAGCCCCAGCAGTATGCCCTTGAAAGACTGAAAAACAATGTCCATGGCTTTATCATCAGGACTTTCCAGATGCTGACCACCGTAGGTCAGTCCAGGGTAGTCCCGAATCATTTCACCGGTTTCTGTCTTAATGTTTTCCTTATTCCAGGACTTTAGCGAGAAAGGCGCTGAGTAGGTTCTTTCCATACGCTCGCCCATTTCTCCCAGCATTAAATCCAGAACACTGTTGACCTGATTGCTGTAGTAAACCTGCTCAGCATCCTGTCCTTCAGCAGGAGGGAGTTCGGTTCGAAAATGCAGGGAATCCAATAGGGCAACACTGACGTACGCCATGATGATGACGAAGGTGCTCATGCCCAGTTTGGTAGAAAATACTTCACGCCAACGGGCCCTGTTTTCAGGATTTTGGCGAAGCGTGTAGATAAAAAAGGATATCAGTCCGACCAGTATAAAGATCAGTGCATCGGTCCAGAGGACAACCGGTTTAAATGCTAAATCCATTTTAAGCCCCTCCTTAGTTCAGTCTGACCCGGGGATCAGCCCAGGTGTATGAAATATCGGTCATGATCAGCCCTGTGATGTAAAGGACTGATCCCAGGAAAACCATGGCTCGGACGATGGCAAAGTCCTGGGCTTGAATGGCGTCGAGCATGTAGCTGCCCAGTCCGGGAATGCTGAAGAATGATTCCATAATCAGGCTGCCCATAAATAAAGAAGGGATAACCACGACGACGCCGGTGAGAATAGGCAGCATGGCATTAGGCAGAATGTGACGGAAAAGAACGCCCGCTTCGCTCACCCCTTTAGCCCGTGCCGTGCGGGAGAAATCCTGGCTGGACGCCTCTATAAACAAAGTTCGGTACCAGCGGGCGCCCGATCCGATACCGGCAATAACGCCGATAATGACCGGCAGTATCAGGAAGCGCCAGCCATCAATACCGTCATTGAAGCCAGAAACAGGCACCAGCCTGGACATCTTGGCAATAAAATACTGGCCAAAAATGATGTAAAAGAGGTAGGAAATGGACATCAGGGTGACAAAGACCGATACCGCAAACCGGTCAAGACGGCTGCCCCTGAACATCAACACCATGAGTGCAACACAAATATTTACCCAGATACCGATAATAAAAGAAGGTAGCGCCAGAGCCAGGCTCGGGCCCATACGGTCAGTCACATCGGAACTGATATCACGGCCTTCATCGGAACGACCAAAATCAAACGCAAAAAGCTTGAGTGATTTGTTGAAGAAGATGGTATCAGTAAAGGCGTTAATGCCTTCAGACTCACTGTTGTAGAACAGCGGATCGTCATAGCCTTTTTCTTCAATCCAGTGATTGATGGCATCCTCGGTCACGTATTTGTCACCCAGGTGAGCCCTTGCCATGTCCTGCGGAGTGTTCACCACGAAGAACAACAGGAAGGTCAGTACATTAACTCCAATCAGGATGGGGAGTGCGTAAAAGAGTCTTCTTAAAATGTATACAAGCATAGTTTGTTAACCTGAAATCACTGGATTCAGACACTGAGTTTCAGTGTCTGTCCGATATGGCTCTTCAAAAGAGTCTTTTAAAGAGTCTTTATAATTATTCTGTTTCGATGGTCAGTTTTTGCCTGCGACGGTAGGCGCCTATTCCGGGAATAATCAGAGCCAGAAGTAAACCGATACTGCCCAGCAATGGGACGATATTGGGAGCATTCCAGGCGACCTGTTTTTCTTCCCTGACAGGCTGGTCCAGGCGGACGTACTTAAGTGTTGCCTGACTGATGCCGTGTCGTTTGGTATTTTTCACCCACTGGTTGGATAAATAGAAATCCTTCCGGTTGAAGCCCCAGATCCACGGGCTGTCTTGCTGAGCGATTGCAACCATTTGATTAATAGCAGCCAGTCGTTCAGGTCCGTTGGGGAGCGATTTGACCTGATCGTAGAGGCGGTCAAACTCAGGGTTGTCATAGTTGGTGCTGTTGCTACCGTTACACTGACATTTCACCAGCCCCTGACGACTGTCCAGAAGGAACAGGAAGTTTTCAGGATCAGGGTAGTCTGCCAGCCAGCCCCAGCGGAAAATCTGGGTATTGCCCTGGCGCATTTTCTCTTTGAAACGGGGGTAGTCGGTGGTGCGGAACTCCAGTTGAATATTCAGTTTGGCAAACTGCTTTTTATACCAGTCTGCTGTTGGGCTGGTGTCTTGTGCCGTGGTGTCCATATAAAGGATCAGGGGCTTGCCGGTTTCAGCATGACGTCCGTTAGGATAACCCGCCTCAGACAACAACTGTTTGGCATACTCGATCGACTTGCGAACAGGACTATTGGTTTTTTCATCCCAGTCGAATACGTAACCATTCATACCTGCCTGACCCGACTTGTAACCAAAGAGACCGGGTGGAATAGGGCCATGAGCCGTCTGACCAAGACCATTTTTAAAAATGTCGATATACTCCTGATCATTAAAGGCAATGCTGATGGCCTGACGTAACTTCTGTTTATCTTCTGTGTAACCACCGACCACTGGATCGAGCATATTAAAG contains these protein-coding regions:
- a CDS encoding ATP-binding protein; this encodes MIQQFDFQHFGPLEQLSAQNLGKINLIIGANSTGKTFLLKALYSIIRTQEEFGRGDERRDFAEVLSDKLYWTYQARLGDLVSKGKNRRLKASVTMDNNCSVAFELGQDTIKKVTPLHNNLPARDANSIFLPPKEVLSLGKVILKSRMQDREFGYDDTYLDLVVALQKQGQKERSFTAFKHSQEHLEDMFEGRIEYDEKAENWIYKKGNSKFSIHMTAEGVKKIGILDTLLSNRTLSPQSVIFIDEPESALHPTAISQLMDIIRILADNGIQFFIASHSYFVIKKLFLIALDTGWELPVLHHKDNHWHFDDLKEGMPDNGIINESIHLYEQEIGLALD
- a CDS encoding AAA family ATPase, which translates into the protein MKLESLTINNYRVFQNVQLKQMPGLCVFVGANGSGKSTLFDVFSFLKDALAGNVRTALQKRGGFREVVTRGSEDKPIEIGLQFRLPISSVERLVTYRLEIRLQQNRPVISRESLSYKRGSHGSPFHFLDFRNGAGYAILNEEDFNKAGSELEREEQTLDSPDILAVKGLGQFQRFKAASAFRQLIENWHLSDFHISDARSVRDAGYGEHLSSQGGNMALVAQFLYEQHPEVFALVLDKMKQRVPGIKSVKAVETDDGRILLKFQDGSFKDPFVARYVSDGTIKMFAYLLLLHDPSPHPLLCVEEPENQLYPSLMLELAEEFRSYSNRGGQVMVSTHSPDMLNNIELGEIFWLKKKDGVTTIERAADNELIKSLVNGGDLPGALWKQGLFEGVNP
- a CDS encoding helix-turn-helix domain-containing protein, with the protein product MRSEHPLLDEIQQGESKTLEFKSQLPSYDQLAKTMIAFANSGGGKLVIGVDDKRQLKGLGDSDVFELMDQISSTLYDSIAPALLPETYVKNIQGTELLVIGVLRGSLLPYYLKKKGKEKGCYVRVGATNRIASAEQLAELERQRFHRSFDEQANFEVSLDDLDLSPLKQRFQALGKTLNQQQLENLKLVCSEQGSLYPTHGLLILLGYYEHCEIKCSRFKGNTMSVFLDKKEYRGDLFSQLEQAELFIKNHLHLKADIDQLQRKDSYEIPFAAIREVLVNALVHRDYSNFGRDIKLGIYDDALNIVSPGGLPNGLTADDIQKGRSEVRNRVIARVFKTLNYIEQWGSGIQRIQNACQDEQLPAPKLSETGDFIDWELYRPLKNQVREPAPTPEMSEKMSEKMSEKMSEKMSEKILRMLAENPKMTIAEMAQATGTSTRTIERNIKKLQDAGQLKRIGADKGGYWQVQG
- a CDS encoding DEAD/DEAH box helicase, which codes for MITELAQSFTSEEDLQILEELKAQLEQNLPDILNEGGLHLSSAEESRLEINRNQWLKQLKTPSKPEPEPSHAEQPSTNRSATNCLVYFLELDQYQESHSFSVRLYLSRYLKRGGFGKPSIYNGAHQCIQYNNWPLGISESDKKIIKTAWVNGSINYYDSKFSLEGETGFELLNSIIKTGRCLVDLEKRIPVELAGPLRGRVQWEANERGLQQPILLDEQDHRLNLLTTQPPCYLKLFEHKAECGELTHVPDGAFLQILLDAPPLDNQNVEKAAKILSNLFTDPENQGITLPKKISALIVKPKPVLKLDGIPWTGESGTPRKTRSLTETLLARGQLSFSYEGNEVAYASVLDTLPSQHDEHTVIPRQRKTEETFEKQLPHELQPSYRKKVITEQLMDHDLVMGPPGLQSQKLWLAFMNQTLPELEANGWQIEIDESFPFQLAALSEDDWYADLEESETDWFNLQMGFSIDGKSIDLLPLLARQLDALPDREQLQSMEKNAPVPVQIPGGQFINMPAERLSLILGIMLELFGDRPLNDYRLQTHHAEIWEELHNGLDLPWSGGEKLLQLSKKLKQFKKLKKVKAAKQLNAELRPYQQQGLSWLQFLREYGLNGILADDMGLGKTLQTLAHLQLEKQRLTRSKNQKPSLVVCPTSLLHNWAREAQRFTPDLKVQIYHGARRESDAIQHADLVLTSYGVVQRDYQSLSDASFHLLALDEAQAVKNPNSKSAKAVRCLQASHKVCLTGTPMENHLGELWSLFDFLMPGFLGARDQFTRFYRTPIEKHNRQEQSKRLQKRIAPFMLRRNKALVAKELPPKTEILRTTELSGPQRDLYETIRASMEARVKAEIEKKGLARSQIVILDALLKMRQACCDPSLVKLEQAESIKNSAKLDLLMTLVEPMVEEGRKILIFSQFTSMLSLIEARLNTAGIQWVKLTGETRNRKKPVQNFQEGRVPVFLISLKAGGTGLNLTAADTVIHYDLWWNPAVEEQASDRAHRIGQDKPVFVYKLVTEGTVEEKIQALKEKKQAIADSLYGDAQRKKKQTLTAEDLQVLFEPLTASPT